From the genome of Lineus longissimus chromosome 8, tnLinLong1.2, whole genome shotgun sequence, one region includes:
- the LOC135492387 gene encoding uncharacterized protein LOC135492387 gives MPAPAQTKRSADPDSNSKSHPDDPTPRNFALNADDCQFTNRTSSVFGSLASLEDKHVQHVRHSDFNEERSLWKSDPDMEDKVSDSQSNRRSLDQPFGRSSPPFSGQEKARDRGRGFKRPHPASCGRGGRGRSNVPGFRTEPGKWCRYDLTSVSSNDMSDKTNSKTALDFLNELKDRKESESMDVEEFDMSENLHHIVFKRPDKKDAPAAAGSSASGDADSTFGSSQVVPVPPSQGKILMPEYVIGEKVKKPKPKPSWASSKAATASAETVQLDHIKDVEADTKELPKADTLEMADGIVFKSAKGKGKHHVRKRHTEEEDN, from the coding sequence ATGCCTGCACCAGCACAAACAAAAAGGTCAGCAGATCCAGATTCAAACTCAAAGTCTCATCCAGATGATCCCACGCCAAGAAACTTTGCCTTGAATGCTGACGATTGTCAGTTCACAAACAGAACATCTTCTGTGTTTGGTTCACTCGCATCACTTGAGGACAAACATGTTCAGCATGTTAGGCACAGTGACTTCAATGAGGAGCGTTCTCTATGGAAGAGTGACCCAGACATGGAGGATAAAGTGTCTGATTCACAGTCTAACAGACGCTCGTTAGATCAACCCTTTGGTAGATCTTCTCCGCCTTTCTCTGGGCAGGAAAAGGCAAGAGACAGGGGACGTGGGTTCAAACGTCCCCACCCAGCGTCCTGCGGACGTGGGGGCAGAGGGAGAAGTAATGTGCCAGGATTCCGTACCGAACCCGGTAAATGGTGCAGATACGATCTAACTTCTGTAAGCTCGAACGATATGTCTGATAAAACCAATTCAAAGACGGCGCTTGATTTTCTAAATGAACTAAAGGATCGGAAAGAAAGTGAATCGATGGACGTTGAGGAGTTTGACATGTCTGAGAACTTGCATCATATTGTGTTCAAACGTCCTGACAAAAAGGATGCTCCTGCTGCAGCAGGGAGCTCAGCTTCTGGGGATGCTGATTCTACGTTTGGGTCCTCCCAGGTGGTGCCAGTGCCACCTAGTCAGGGCAAGATACTAATGCCAGAATACGTCATCGGTGAAAAGGTTAAGAAACCAAAACCCAAGCCAAGCTGGGCGAGTTCGAAAGCGGCAACGGCTTCAGCTGAAACAGTCCAGCTCGATCACATAAAAGATGTGGAGGCTGATACAAAAGAACTGCCAAAAGCTGACACCTTGGAGATGGCAGATGGCATTGTGTTTAAGAGTGCCAAGGGAAAGGGGAAACATCATGTCCGGAAACGGCATACGGAGGAGGAAGACAATTAG